In the Thunnus thynnus chromosome 24, fThuThy2.1, whole genome shotgun sequence genome, ttgttgcagCACGTCTGCATCCAGTAGACTATTTAGTATGAAACACAGGCGCCTGATACTGTATCAGTAGCCTATGTGAcgctcacaaaaacaaagggaTTTTATGAGGATGACGTATGACTGCAGCGTTCTACTATAGTCATACGTCATTGTTCAGTTTTAACAACAGCTGACGTTTTTGACCTTTGAGCACAAAATGAAGTTATTTGTCCACAAATATTTGGTGAACATTGTGGCTAATCAACATGGTcagaaaatgactcagaaaaatatgaaatatctcaaaaatgccaaaatacactGGAGGGAGGCTTTAAatagtatttaaatgtttgaaaacaacatttgaatgtgTAAATCTGAAGGAGATTTTACCTCATAAAAATCATccttatgtctgcagtttagtgtcaccacaactttcacatcatattaatctcagcacacAAGTAAgaaatggtgtctgacctcagagtctccagtctacagtgtggactctccagaaaatcaaaCTGCAGATTCCTTCCTGAACCGTCCCGACTGGAGTTGTAGCTCAGatcaagctctctcagatgggaggggttggacttcagagttGAGAGCAGAGatgcacagctgatctctgacaaactgcagctcttcaatctgaataaagaagaaATCATGTAGCGTTAGAAGCAGTTTACATGGGTGCAAGAGCTCTGTCTACAGACGGATTTCCATCAAAAGTGAATTATTTGTTCCATCatagtctgtttgtttttaccactaacacaaaaaagattttactcTGCCAccacatttctgcttttttcactttgtaaaCGATTAAACGGCGAGGGAAAGAGACGTTGGTTGTTCCAGACATCAACGCTTGTTCCAGCTTCCTGCGGTTGTTTATGCATCGATTTATACGTCTGTTTTCTCCAAAATAATCAAAGTTATggcagttttatttaatgtgcaCTTATTTCTCTGTAGGGATGGGTACCGAAACCCGGTATTAAACGAGCCCCGAGGATAAATTTTTAAAGACTGTAGTATTGATAAACTCCGATGTTACCGGTTCTTTTATCAgcactttttaatgttttggtgtaATTTATTCTCAAACTGCAgcctctcctccacacacacacacacacacacacacacacacacacacacacacacacacacacacagtcagaggaCTACCAAGGCTGGACTGGGAGAACTGGTGTCTTTGACTGGGCCATAAGTTATTAACTAACTCACTCCCCTGCCATCGCCCAATACTTGGACTTCTGCACTTAACCGTGTTCCTTGTTAGAGCCTGACATACAGTTCATATTTGGACATGATGTAACatgtctgctgctgttcattatattttcatttatatttcaactgtttttgaCAGACAGCATTATATTGACAAAACATCTTTCATTTATGTAatcttcatctttttatttgtacCACTGATATGCCTTAAGGCTGGACAATATCTCCAGTATATTCAGATGTTACATGATATAGAGCCAGATATTATCTGAGAGTTTGCTTGTAATTCTGTGATGTAGCTCAGTTGTCTGTAACTGTTGCTGCTCCACAAAGCAAGGTTAGTAAGTTTACCACATGACTTTAAAAATGGTAAAACTGCTGAAATTTGCTTTGTTATCATGAACTTGAATTGTCAATCATAATTGAATCATATCCAAATAGCTCATTCAAATGTTGCTTTACAGATTCAAAACACtatcatgatgatgtcatcttttcACACTTATCTGCTTAACTTTCTAATCCTGCTTTGTGGAACAGTCCTCTGGTTAAAAGCTGCTTAACAGCAAATGATGCAGTTTTATTCAACTGAACTCTTCTGTTCTGGTCACCTGCTTTGGTTTTCTAAacactgtttcatattttgaaatatattgttAGTCAAAAAGGTGATACTGTATAGTTGATCATGTCAATATTTCTGAGCCTAAGTGCCTTGTACTACTATTTCCATCAAAAAGCCAAAGACAGTTTGAGAGAGAACGCTCtgtttcagctttttgtttAACATGCAATTGTTCTGCATGTGAACTTTCCAActttatattcaaataaaaagtcaagTGCAATaagaagctgtgtttttttctcttacatTGTAATTACATGATTGAAAATATCAATGATTTAGCTCTGTTCTTCATTCCtaaagaacattttgttctgGTTTGCATTATGTGCTTGTAGCCAGCTTTGGACAGAGATTTTATGAAGAATGACAACCAGGTCtattaaaacctttttcttAACAAAAGTGTCTTTAATTGTATATATTGTGACTATTCCTATGTGTTTAACCTGCTAAGTCAGTATTCATTTAGGTTAAAAATaggtttattaaaatgtttgtaaaaaaaatacaaactaaataGTTCAATCAAACAAATCTGTCAACTGTAAgatactgtaaaagaaaaaaaacagttatattaataaagcaatgaaaaaccagatcatactgtatttttcattaacaGCATGAAACCGTAAACTTtagtaacagtaaaaaaatgttaattttacagTAACTTAATGGCAACCCTGCTGCCAGTTGTTGAATGTTCTTACAGGAagttttaacagtgtgtgtgtagaggtgtgtgtgtttctactgtagcagcctggtgtcatcaggagatttaatgaaggtaaacacagtgaacggtGGTGCGTAACGGCACTGCGCTCTGGCGCAgcacttctcagaggctgcagatttatcaacatatcagtcctgctgacttcagatgctgcagggatttaatgaagtgaaggagaagcttttcatacagtagaaacagctgtggacaacagatactgtaacaatcacccacattcatttatacatcactgcacactgatttactgactttcctgctttaaccacatgaaaccttattttctgtgcacatgttggttggagagtgtttaactgaaataaatgatttatatttgaagcattaatctgttgttgcagCACGTCTGCATCCAGTAGACTATTTAGTATGAAACACAGGCGCCTGATACTGTATCAGTAGCCTATGTGAcgctcacaaaaacaaagggaTTTTATGAGGATGACGTATGACTGCAGCGTTCTACTATAGTCATACGTCATTGTTCAGTTTTAACAACAGCTGACATTTTTGATCTTTCAGCACAAAATGAAGTTATTTGTCCACAAATATTTGGTGAACATTGTGGCTAATCAACATGGTcagaaaatgactcagaaaaatatgaaatatctcaaaaatgccaaaatacactGGAGGGAGGCTTTAAatagtatttaaatgtttgaaaacaacatttgaatgtgTAAATCTGAAGGAGATTTTACCTCATAAAAATCATccttatgtctgcagtttagtgtcaccacaactttcacatcatattaatctcagcacacAAGTAAgaaatggtgtctgacctcagagtctccagtctacagtctggactctccagaaaatcaaaCTGCAGATTCTTTTCTGAACGGTCCCGACTGTAGTCTTcactcagatccagctctctcagatgggaggggttggacttcagagctgagagcagagaagcacagctgatctctgacaaactgcagctcttcaatctgaataaagaagaaATCATGTAGCGTTAGAAGCAGATTACATGGGTGCAAGAGCTCCGTCTACAGGCGGATTTCCATCAACAGTGAATTATTTGTTCCATCatagtctgtttatttttaccactaacacaaaaaagattttactcTGCCAccacatttctgcttttttcactttgtttatGATTAAACGGCGAGGGAAAGAGACGTTGGTTGTTCCAGACATCAACGCTTGTTCCAGCTTCCTGCGGTTGTTTATGCATCGATTTATACGTCTGTTTCCTCCAAAATAATCAAAGGTACggcagttttatttaatgtgcaCTTATTTCTCTGTAGGGATGGGTACCGAAACCCGGTATTAAACGAGCCCCGAGGATAAATTATTCAAGACTGTAGTATTGATAAGCTCCGATGTTACCGGTTCTTTTATCAgcactttttaatgttttggtgtaATTTATTCTCAAACTGCAGCCTGCAGAATTCACCAAAttgcatcatttaaaaaaacattttgcagggGGGGCATGCCTCCAGACCCCCCGAGGTGACTTCATGCCTCGACGCTCGTCGTTGGACACCAGTAGAAAAAAGttaagtcaaaataaaaatttcTCTTCAGCATCCATGAGATTATTGTGTTTGaaatcattcaatgtttcataatatgttcagagctgaagaaggtttagaatgaacaagtttagaaaatggaaactccaaacacctgaacccaacaggatgcaggttaaaaactgtcaaatacaaacagtgaaaaagagcttcattaatattaatgacaacatgctgctacttcaataaacacacagtgaCTTAACAGTGAATTAGCCAGTGCAGCTTTTTCATCTTATATTAAGGTTTCAAATCGGCAGCTCTGATACAGTCAATAGattaaaccactgaagaagaaaatagacgTTAATAGTAAGATACTCAGTGTGGATCAACATAACATCATccttatgtctgcagtttagtgtcaccacaacttttacatcatattaatctcacaGGGATTACAGCCAGGTCATGTTATTCACCTGTAATTTGTAAACCTATATTACTTGACACCTGCTAAACAAATAACACAAGATGTAAAATTTTGAGATTTCAGCATCACTTCACACATAATCATGGAGCTCTTTTTGACTGGTCCTTGGATCTTGGGCTACTCTTCTGACTCATTTTCTTACTGCTCGGTCAGCAATCTTGTGAGGAGCTCCTGTGTGTAGCCGGTTGATGGTGGAGTGAAGCTGCTTCCACTTGCAGATAATGGTCCCAATGGTGCTTATGGGAACATTTAGGAGTTGAGAAATCAGTCAGTAACCTGTGCCATTCCTGTTGCTCAACAATCTTGTTGTGAAGGTTTTGGGAGAGCTCTTTGTCTCTAATCATCATGAGATGGTTCTTGCATGACAGCTTGGTAACAAATAATATCTTCACAGATGTCTAACCCTTTTTAAAAGAGTGGAAGTGCTAACAGCCACATGCACTAACCCAGCTGATTGTAATTAGCACAGGTAAGAGGACTAATTAATGGAATCACCTGGTTCAGTGCTTTTTCTTACTGCCTGTTCAATACTTTTGTCCTGTGTCATTCCAATTCAATGCACATAAGTGTTTTGTTGATTGGGATGTTATGATTTCTTTAGCTGTGTTGCCTTATTGATTTAATACCAATGTCTGCTCTTAATTTCATATGGATAGCTGCACTGGAAATATGTCTCCCGAAAAAAGGTTGATGTGTTGAATACTTATTTCCCCCGctgtacatttatattttcttattgattAATGATTATTATACACATAAGATTAAGGGAAGACAACGCACCTGAAATAATTATATTTGTTCTGACTTATTACATGAGTTTGcctaatttgcataatttcatattaaaaattaaaggttataatacagaaatatattggATGAGAGTGTATATTACTAAGTTTCATTTTGATAGAAGAACATGGATTATTTTGTCCTTATTCAACTGTGGTGCCTTAAAACACATCCACCCTCATCCATGTTTAGGTTATTAAGAAATTTCACATAGGCTTGGCTCTGCTGCAAATTGAGCCTACTGGTATAGAAAAAATAGATGATATAAATTAGGGATGTCAATGATTCATCGATTATGGGTTAATTGCCATTAATAATTCAACTGATTGAGTTACAGGTGTTTCTGGTGACCGCCCGTAAGGGCCGCACAAGCTGTAAAACGAACGCACCTCCCTGCCTTCCGACGAAGAAAAACAGTTGCAGACTCGCAGTGAGCCTCAATCTGCTCACTGTGTCGTCTGGTTGAACTCTGAAGCATAAAGCTGTGAAAACTCCACGGAGTTGTTGTCTGGCGGCTATGCGGTTTAGCTATCTGAGGCTCATGCTAACACTAAACTAACATGttgaacagaagcagctgctcGGTTAATGCAGGCTGAGAGCTGACTGTCACACAGCAGGACTCTAATTACACATGCttccaacaaaatcaacacaaaagtgATGAACTGTCTAAGCGACACTCCCCTGATCtgaatataaatgcattttagcgGTGACAGTAAATGGACAGATAAAGTCACAGCAACAGTATTGTTTCATCCCCGGGACATCCGTccagctgagcagctgtttccagcagctggacTAATGTTAGCTACAGTAAACACACGTCACTCCATCATATAGATCAGGTCTGCAgattgttttatataaaactaaCCAGATGATGTCTGTTGTGGGGAGATTGGGGTAACctgtttcacatttacattgttACACTACAATGTCCACTGTACCAACAAAttatatgcatttattttagtctaaaatacaaaatgtgtaatatttcaCTTACTATTGTATATCTGAGCAGGCTGCAagttatatactgtagataaacACCCACTATACACTATGTACTATACATAAAGTAACAtcattttaccatttaccattacctatgtttgacacaaaataaGAGTAGACTACATTaggagttaaaagaaaaaaataagcaaacacCAGGttacttaaatgataaataacacaaataatgacttaatttaGAAATTACAGAGCTCACGTCTGTTGCTATTCAACAACTGGCCGCCAATATCCAAAGcattaaacacagcaaacagctgcacaacttCCAGCTTCACTAGAGGACAGCCAGAGCGCCCCCGCCGGCGGGAGCAGCGCTGCCGTCGTAGAAGCAAACGCGTCACAGGGTATTTAACACGGAAGAGTATAATCACACCACGTACCGTTTTGTTCAGAAGAAGCTCGGCTAGTAAGCTAGCGTAACCATTTCTACCTAAACGAAACACAAGTCAAACACCAAGCAACTGTGAGCGTGTAACAAAAAGCGCCCCTGATATCTTTCATTTCACGctatccacacacacatcaaatgaATCCTGAGATTTCACAGATTCCAGAAATATAACTCCTATCACTACCCGACCAAAACTCACTGGAAAAAACGTCGAAGTAATATAGAAAAACCTCCGTTTTTAAATTAACAACTACAAATTGTGTCTTACCTTTGCTGTTTCTGTAATCAAAAGTTGCGTCTGGCCGCACAAAACCACTAGTAATGGCTACTCCAATGTCTCTGGGTCATTTTGAGTTGATTACAGCCTTTCTGTATCCACTTTCCCGGTAGGAAGGACAGAGTGAAATCGGCCATCGTCTAAGCCTTCCATGCGAACACACGGTCTATGTCTCCATCTAGTGGTTGAATCGTAGTACTGACACAGATTCAGTCAAAAGCAATCGATAGTGGAGTTTGTGAGCTTTGATTAGAGGCCTAAACCGTCCAAATATGGTCCAAATCGACCAATGGTTTCCGGAGATATTGATGCGTATTGCTCAGGTTAGCTGAGATCGTTGCTCAGATTACATTAGGATTACATCACATTTGATGTAATTACAAATAGCTAATTTGGAATTTTTTCTCCACTAAAACTTATCTAACTTTGCTCTGCTTCACCTTCTTAGCATCAAAATGATGCTAAGAAGGTGATGTTCACATGTTTTATGGTTTACTAGAGGTTTTGGGCTGCAACTCCATCATTTCAAAGGGGATATTCACTATAATACTGTtaagttgggttttttttgtggaaatgaAATCTTTCATTTATGCCATGTTCCATCTTCATTTACTCTGACCCAGTAACATCTATACTGATGCTTACACCTCTGCACAAATCTCACAAGTGTGACCTTTATTATGATATAGAAAGTGTTCATATAAACCTTGTAGTTAcagagatatactgtatttattatgAGTATGCCATTTTCGAGCAGGGGCCTGAGTCAGAGGCCTAGGGCTTAAGAGGTTAATTAGATCAGACTAGATGTCTTGGACAAACCtaacaattaattaacatttaaccaaaattGCTGGAGCCTTCAATGGTAAATAACCTGTAACTTTATCCTacaaatcagaatcagaatcatctttattggccaagtatgtttacacatacaagcaaTTTGACTCCGctttagtggctctcaatgttcttacacagaataacaacacaacaatcttcagaaatatacacaaggaatgactatatacaggtgaatctgtttctgtgaactgtaaacaggattcAAATAGTGTAACGAAGTGAATAGTGTGAGGATtgatgagataaatattaaatggtaaaaaaaatgacGTTActtcatatacatatattaggtggttatgtacagtatattcagcCTGTTAATACACCCACCGGGCGCACGGGCCAACAGTTAGGTCTACAGCCTACAGGACACAATTAAACATCTATCtgcttgttattttcttttaataataatgtttaatttactTGCAATTAGTAGGATAAACGTGAACTTGCCCAGCgccaagctaacgttagctgaccAACTACCATCTGTAGCAAACCGTTATTTATCTGTCCATcgtttatgttttcatattattcatattattgttGAActttcaacaacaataatatgaaTCTTACCATTTTTATTCCATCATGTTGAATTCCGATGTTTGTTCTGTCACTCAGAACTATGAGCTAAAGTTGAGCGATGCTCTGTGTTTAGATATTCCGCGCTGTCTGTGTCACGTGATTCATGCAAACAATCACATTGGCTACTGAGATGTGACAATCTACGAAGAACATCTGGTTGATGCAgctctcactgttttttttttacaccatcaAAATCCACAAACGAAATACAGAATGAATAGGAagtttctctctcattctttcttttttttctcctcggATCTACACTGATCTCATAAATGGCCTCTATGgacacaacattcagacacctattcatgtcaacacagataaataaaatgctgctgactgtaaaatggatcaaattaaacATGTTGGATTAAAAGCTTAtgtattacttttatttatcttcttCCTGTAAATGGTAAcaggaaattaatattttcctcCTACTGAGGAACTTATTTCCAACCACAGATTTACTCTCATCATCACCGCTGACTAACAGTGATCAGTGCCAAACACCAGACTTTCACATGACTTCCCTTCTATCTGGTGGTGCAGCTACACAAAGTGACATCATTTTCTGCCAGGAAGCATCATGCACATGTTGAAGTGTAGCAGCTAAAACACGACTTGAGATACAAACTGCATTTGGAAATATGATTTGCTCTCTTTGTCTGTACTCCTGTGTGAGAgtattaaagtgtgtgtgagagagacttTATGTATAAGTTCCTACAAAATAGTGTGTtatcaatatttaatatataagaCATTATTCATGAATATGCAATGAAAGTCTTGAACTTTTTTCCCATTTGGTTTATAGATTTGAGTTTCACACACGTaccaaaaattataaacattaaattGGTCTAACATAAAGTTGTCCAATAATTTCTTACAAATATCAGACCCTTTCGATGGTAGACTGAATTCAAATTGAAATCAACTGTTCAggcattttggattttaaacattttagtgatttgtgaaatacaaatgaatcaaattaaatgtgaaacTTCTATTATGAATTTAAATAACTGGGTACATACAAGACATACAAGAGGAAAACGCAGTcggtgaactgacctcagagtctccagtctacagtttggactctccagtccagcagacagaatCAATCCTGAGTCCTTCAGGTTGGAGTTTTCACTCAGGTCAAGCTCTCtgagatgggaggggttggacttcagagctgaggccacaacttcacagtgagtCTTTGAGAGTCCACAGTCCTTAAGCCTGTTATTAcaaattatattacatttaaatatgctAAAATCAAACACCTCTATGATGAATATAGACACTATGCATTTTGATGACAAAGCAAATTGTGTTTTGAGGGGTCAGCAGCTCCATATAGTGCATTTATGGTAAAATGCTGTCTGTTGTGATAAAATGATGACTGTCAAAACACAAATCCTTAAGTCCTGAAGTTCTTTTGCTGGATTTGTATTAAAACTAGAAGGTGAAGgataaactgtaaaatgtaacattGTTTATAATTAAACAGAATAACTGTGTTCATAAGTGTAAACACATCAACTACAAAGTTTTTCTTGCTCTCAAAGTTTTGGTTACAACTGAAGAACAATTGTTGTGAGAATAACTGGTTTACAATTTTGGCAACAAGCAGCTGTAACACAAGCTGAACACAATTTAACAGTTTGTAAGTTTTacagtgtgcatgtatgtaaagGAGGGATGTATGATATGTCAGTGGCTGATATTTTTGgctgagaaatgagaaaatgtaactactgtattgttattgttttggtaaTTGAATTTCAGTCAATAATTGTGTCCGATAATGCAGAGCCTTTTTACAGTGACTGTGGACTAGTGACATCATTCTAAACCTGGTTGTGAACAGGGACTTTTTAAGGTCAGGTCTTGTGTTGGTACTGGAGTGGACTGAGAGTAACAGAACAGACATGGTTTTAGAGTAGATTATAGTAGTCTGTACAGTCCTGCCTCTCTtgcctttctctcctctgatcTCTGTGTTGCTGCCTGTTTGCACAAGGCCAGCGTAacttacaaacaaacataacctACATTGTTTTAAGATTAATAATATTGGTTATCGTATTGGTATCAGACACAACAAACATAATTATCAATCGTTGTCATTGGCCCTGAAATTCCACATCAGTGCATCTCTAATGTAAAGTGATTCACACTTTACAGCATGCActatacatttacattacactTTACTGTAATATTGATATGATTGATGTAAAGTTGGCTTTataatgttgatattttgtttcCCAATCACTCTCAACACTGTAAAACACTCCcttaaaaatgtttatcttAGTTACAGGTACAAAGAGTACAACGTTTGGAGATCAAATAGGCTCTTCAGAGTTGAGTACAgaggcaacaggaagtatctaAAACATTTTGGACTGAGCAGCTGGACatgagagagatgtgtgtgtgtgttctgcagttATTGATTTATAATGTTGATAATCACATCTAGACTTACACAgcctttctgcagttcctcacagctgggatcagtctCCGTCGTCCCTCATCTGATGTGTTGTACTTCTTCAGGTCCAACTCATCCAGAACCTCTtctgacatctgcagcatgtaggacagagctgagcagtggatCTCAGAGAGTTTCTTCTctgatctgttctctgacttGAGGAACTTTTGGATCTCCTGATGTACTGAGCGGTCgttcatctccatcagacagtggaagatgttgatgcttctgtcaggagagaCATTAGTATTCATCTTCTTCAGGTTGTTGACGGCTCTCTGGATGATTTCTAGACTGTTCTTTTTCCAATCCAGCAGGCCTCCTAAGAGATGCTGGTTGGACTCCAGAGAGAGACCATGAAGGAAACGAACAAACAGGTCCAGGTGGCCATTTTCACTTTCAAGAGATTTCTTCATGGCTTTCATCAGGAAGTCATCCAGAGTTGGGTCATCGTTTCTGAAATGCTTAGAAATCTTCTTAAGGAAAGACTCTGGTTTTGATTCCTCGTGTTTGTAGTCTTCTCCCAGGAAGGCCTTCAGTACCTCTGTGTTGCTGCTGGTGTAACAGTGGTACatgtagactgcagccagaaactcctgaacactcagatgAACAAAGCTGTAGACTGTTTTCTTGAATGTCACACTCTCTGTTTTGAGGATCTCTGTACAAAATCCTGAGTACACCGAGGCCTCTTTGACATCAAGACCGCACTGCTCCAGGTCTTCTTGGTAGAAtatgatgtttcctttctctAGCTGTTCAAACGCCAGCCTCCCCAGCTTCAGAAGAACTTCCCTGTCTGCCTTCATCAGTTTCTGTGGCCTCGTTTCATGTCCCTCATTATActtctgcttcttcctctttgtctgaaccaGCAAGAAGTGTGAGTACatgtcagtcagggtcttgggcagctctcctctctggtctgtagtcaacatatgctccagaactgtagcagtgatccagcagaagactgggatgtgacacatgatgtggaggctcctgGATGTCTTAATGTGTGAGATGATTTTGCTGAAGAGATCTTCATCACTGAATCtcctcctgaagtactcctccttttGGGCGTCAGTGAAGCCTCGTACTTCTGTTACCCTGTGAACACATgtaggagggatctgattggctgctgcaggtcgggaaGTTATCCAGACGAGAGCTGAGGGAAGTAGATTCCCCTTGAAGAGGTTTGTCAACAGCACGTTGACTGATGacttctgtgtgacatcagacatGATCGTCATGTTGTTGAAATCTAAtgaaagtctgctttcatccaggccgtcaaagatgaacaaaactttacagacagcgagcttctctgctgtgaccttctgtAATTTTGGATGGAAAACATGGATCAGCATGAGAAGACTGTACTGCTCATTTTTGATCAAGTTCAGCTccctgaatgaaaacagaatcaccagactgacatcttggttttccaagccctctgcccagtccagagtaaacttctgcactgagaaggtttttccaacACCAGCAACGCCGCTCGTCAGAACAAATCTGATGTGTCCCTGTTGGTCAGGTAAGATTTTAAAGATGTCGTGACACTTGATTGGAGTGTCATGGAGGGTCTTCATCTTGGAAGCTGTCTCAAGCTGCCTCACCTCATGTTGGGTATTAACCACTTTactctgtccctctgtgatgtagagctcagtgtagatGCTGTTGAGGAGGatttcacttcctgcttcatcagTTCCTTCAGTCACATGTTCACATCTCCTCCTCAGACTGATCTTATGTTCATGTAAAACCTCCTGGAGAGCAACATTCACTAAAACAGAGACAACATGTGAAACTAAACAAAGGGAATCTGACAATAATTCATTATTaccaacacaaaaacaatcagTCTTACTTTGTACAGTGATGGTCTGACTGTCTAGATCCTTCTGGACGTCCTCCtgacacaaagaacagcaggacagctgctcctccacagaAACACCACTCTTCCTATT is a window encoding:
- the LOC137177368 gene encoding NLR family CARD domain-containing protein 3-like isoform X13, which codes for MDKMASDTGLTEVHKMSARVEEEEGRAEPPVSNVLSMKSDRYNDHFLTFSNKPGPSNTKGQTDHRQRAESPASDCLSMKSDRSNRDPPTFSNEPGPSDTKGQTDHRQRSESPASDCLSMKSDRSNRDPPTFNNEPGPSDTKGQTDHRQRAESPASDCLSMKSDRSNRDPPTFSNEPGPSDTKGQTDHRQRSESPASDCLSMKSDRSNRDPPTFNNEPGPSDTKGQTDHRQRAESPASDCLSMKSDRSNRDPPTFSNEPGPSDTKEKNRKSGVSVEEQLSCCSLCQEDVQKDLDSQTITVQMNVALQEVLHEHKISLRRRCEHVTEGTDEAGSEILLNSIYTELYITEGQSKVVNTQHEVRQLETASKMKTLHDTPIKCHDIFKILPDQQGHIRFVLTSGVAGVGKTFSVQKFTLDWAEGLENQDVSLVILFSFRELNLIKNEQYSLLMLIHVFHPKLQKVTAEKLAVCKVLFIFDGLDESRLSLDFNNMTIMSDVTQKSSVNVLLTNLFKGNLLPSALVWITSRPAAANQIPPTCVHRVTEVRGFTDAQKEEYFRRRFSDEDLFSKIISHIKTSRSLHIMCHIPVFCWITATVLEHMLTTDQRGELPKTLTDMYSHFLLVQTKRKKQKYNEGHETRPQKLMKADREVLLKLGRLAFEQLEKGNIIFYQEDLEQCGLDVKEASVYSGFCTEILKTESVTFKKTVYSFVHLSVQEFLAAVYMYHCYTSSNTEVLKAFLGEDYKHEESKPESFLKKISKHFRNDDPTLDDFLMKAMKKSLESENGHLDLFVRFLHGLSLESNQHLLGGLLDWKKNSLEIIQRAVNNLKKMNTNVSPDRSINIFHCLMEMNDRSVHQEIQKFLKSENRSEKKLSEIHCSALSYMLQMSEEVLDELDLKKYNTSDEGRRRLIPAVRNCRKAVLKDCGLSKTHCEVVASALKSNPSHLRELDLSENSNLKDSGLILSAGLESPNCRLETLRLKSCSLSEISCASLLSALKSNPSHLRELDLSEDYSRDRSEKNLQFDFLESPDCRLETLRLKSCSLSEISCASLLSTLKSNPSHLRELDLSYNSSRDGSGRNLQFDFLESPHCRLETLRLKSCSLSEISCASLLSALKSNPSHLRELELSDSKSLNSSRTKLPFDFLESPDCRLETLRLKSCSLSEISCASLLSALKSNPSHLRELELSDNESLNGSRRKLCDFLESPHCRLETLRLKSCSLSEISCASLLSALKSNPSHLRELELSDNESLNGSRRKLCDFLESPHCRLETLRLKSCSLSEISCASLLSALKSNPSHLRELDLNYNESLNRSRTKLPFDFLESPHCRLETLRLKSCWLSEISCASLLSALKSNPSHLRELELSNNFSRDDSERNLQFDFLESPHCRLETLRLRSCSLSEISCASLLSALKSNPSHLRELELSGNYSRDGSERNLQFDFLESPDCRLETLRLYGCGLSEISCASLVSALKSNPSHLRELNLFGNSSSSSDKKLLSDLQESPDCRLKTLSLW